The Cucumis melo cultivar AY chromosome 6, USDA_Cmelo_AY_1.0, whole genome shotgun sequence genome includes a region encoding these proteins:
- the LOC103484012 gene encoding xyloglucan galactosyltransferase XLT2-like: MDSKNNLNAFSPNVFFTRYYYPSYWILILTIIFLQIYLIFTTTSCSAPLSLAAASDGHQSSITVAEDPCSSGRVFVYDLPPIFNKDLLQNCESLDPWTSRCDDVSNGGFGRQATELNGVVPDGLTPAWFWSEQYMLEPIIHNRILNYKCRTLDPESATAFYIPFYAGLSIGRFLWLNYTTSDRDRDSEKLIKWVQNQPYWNRSNGGDHFITLGRLTWDFKRWGNNQWGSSFAYMQGMKNVTRLIVEREPSDPLDIGVPFPTGFHPRSDADVLNWQSFVRERNRTNLFCFAGGTRHEIRNDFRAFLLSYCANESGGSCRAVKCTGNRCASGDSVVLETFLDSDFCLQPKGDSYSRKSVFDCMLAGSIPVIFWERTAYGQYEWFLPGEPGSYSVFIDNKGVRNGSASIKGVLEKFSREKVRMMREKVIETIPKIVYASAPEGLQSIEDAFDIAINGIFERFNRRHKSVSKTGS; encoded by the coding sequence ATGGATTCTAAGAATAATCTCAATGCCTTTTCGCCCAATGTCTTCTTCACACGATATTATTATCCCTCATATTGGATCCTTATTTTAACCATCATCTTCTTACAAATTTACCTCATCTTCACCACCACTTCTTGCTCTGCTCCACTCTCCCTCGCTGCTGCTAGCGACGGCCACCAATCCTCCATCACCGTCGCCGAAGACCCATGTAGCTCCGGCAGAGTGTTCGTCTACGACCTCCCACCCATTTTCAACAAAGACTTGTTGCAAAATTGTGAGTCCTTAGACCCATGGACCTCCCGCTGTGATGATGTGTCCAACGGAGGGTTCGGACGGCAAGCAACGGAGCTCAACGGCGTTGTTCCCGACGGTCTAACTCCGGCGTGGTTTTGGTCTGAACAGTACATGTTGGAACCGATTATACACAATCGTATTCTTAACTACAAGTGTAGAACGTTAGACCCGGAATCAGCTACGGCCTTCTACATACCGTTTTACGCTGGTCTCTCCATCGGACGGTTCTTATGGCTGAATTACACTACTTCTGATCGCGATAGGGACTCGGAGAAATTAATCAAGTGGGTCCAGAATCAGCCGTATTGGAATAGATCCAACGGTGGAGATCATTTCATCACATTAGGACGGCTGACATGGGACTTTAAACGATGGGGGAACAACCAATGGGGGTCCAGCTTTGCATACATGCAAGGGATGAAAAACGTAACGAGGTTAATCGTCGAGAGAGAACCGTCCGATCCATTAGATATCGGGGTGCCGTTCCCCACAGGATTCCACCCTAGATCCGACGCTGACGTGTTAAATTGGCAAAGCTTCGTTCGTGAACGTAACAGAACAAACCTCTTCTGCTTCGCTGGCGGTACACGTCATGAAATAAGAAACGACTTTAGAGCTTTTTTACTGAGTTACTGCGCCAACGAGTCGGGCGGTTCGTGCCGAGCCGTGAAGTGCACTGGGAACCGGTGTGCGAGTGGTGACTCGGTGGTTCTGGAAACGTTTTTGGACTCGGATTTCTGTTTACAGCCGAAAGGCGATTCGTATTCGAGAAAATCGGTGTTTGATTGTATGTTGGCCGGTTCAATTCCGGTTATTTTTTGGGAGAGAACCGCATACGGGCAATATGAATGGTTCTTGCCGGGTGAACCGGGGAGTTACTCTGTTTTTATAGATAACAAGGGGGTGAGGAATGGATCGGCGTCCATTAAAGGAGTGTTGGAGAAATTCAGCAGAGAGAAAGTGAGGATGATGAGAGAGAAAGTGATCGAGACGATACCGAAAATTGTTTATGCGAGTGCTCCTGAAGGATTGCAAAGTATTGAGGATGCTTTTGATATTGCAATTAATGGCATCTTCGAAAGATTTAATCGGCGGCATAAAAGTGTGAGTAAAACTGGGAGttga